A window of Sphingobium herbicidovorans contains these coding sequences:
- a CDS encoding ATP-binding protein, producing MNDNLLSRIAEALERIAPPPARSADLAAAPAYVWDGVAIQAVEAFAPVDYDLLTGIDMQKETLLENTRRHAAGHAAHDVLLWGARGTGKSAVVAAVVDRLQRGGEDVALLQCAIDELGSLPRLFSLLRATQRPFILFLDDLGFDENGVGDARALRSLLQGGTAARPANVRLYVTSNRRHIVPRHLSEQDDPVNPRDVIDDKMALSDRFGLSLGFHAMDQDAYVDIVSGYAASLGLTFDPLEAIQWATQRGSRSGRVAWQYVVELAGRNGIAI from the coding sequence ATGAACGACAACCTCCTGAGCCGCATTGCCGAAGCACTCGAACGGATCGCGCCGCCGCCCGCCCGTTCGGCGGACCTTGCCGCCGCTCCAGCCTATGTGTGGGATGGCGTGGCGATCCAGGCGGTCGAAGCATTTGCGCCGGTTGATTATGACCTGCTGACCGGTATCGACATGCAAAAGGAGACGCTGCTTGAAAACACGCGCCGCCATGCCGCTGGTCATGCCGCGCATGACGTCCTCCTCTGGGGCGCGCGAGGGACTGGCAAGTCGGCGGTTGTCGCCGCCGTTGTCGATCGGCTTCAGCGTGGGGGCGAGGATGTCGCCTTGTTGCAATGTGCGATAGATGAGCTGGGCAGCCTGCCGCGCCTGTTCTCATTGCTGCGCGCCACGCAACGCCCGTTTATTCTGTTCCTCGATGATCTTGGCTTCGACGAAAATGGCGTGGGCGATGCGCGGGCGCTGCGCTCGCTTTTACAGGGTGGTACAGCCGCGCGCCCGGCCAATGTCCGCCTCTATGTGACATCCAATCGCCGCCACATCGTTCCGCGCCATCTTTCCGAACAGGATGATCCCGTCAATCCACGCGACGTCATCGACGACAAGATGGCGTTGTCCGATCGCTTCGGCCTTAGCCTGGGCTTCCATGCCATGGACCAGGATGCCTATGTCGATATCGTGAGCGGCTATGCGGCCAGCCTTGGCCTGACCTTCGATCCGCTTGAGGCCATCCAGTGGGCGACCCAGCGGGGCAGCCGGTCCGGCCGTGTCGCCTGGCAATATGTGGTTGAACTTGCGGGGCGCAACGGCATCGCCATCTGA
- the msrA gene encoding peptide-methionine (S)-S-oxide reductase MsrA, whose product MAQDIATLAGGCFWCTEAVYQNLKGVQAVESGYIGGQRPNPTYEQVCSGATGHAEAIRITYDPQVISYGDLLDIFFATHDPTTLNRQGNDVGTQYRSAIFPRSSEQEAEARAAIARAQPDHGSPIVTTIEADAPWYPAEDYHQKYWERAGDRNPYCMAVIPPKLAKLRKGFAERIEG is encoded by the coding sequence ATGGCGCAAGACATCGCGACGCTGGCAGGCGGCTGCTTCTGGTGTACCGAAGCGGTGTACCAAAATCTGAAGGGCGTCCAGGCAGTCGAAAGCGGCTATATTGGGGGGCAGCGACCCAATCCGACCTATGAGCAGGTATGCTCTGGAGCGACAGGCCATGCCGAGGCGATCCGCATCACCTACGACCCGCAGGTGATTTCCTACGGCGATCTGCTCGACATCTTCTTTGCGACGCATGATCCCACGACGTTGAACCGGCAGGGTAATGACGTGGGCACCCAATATCGCTCGGCCATCTTTCCCCGTTCGTCCGAGCAGGAGGCCGAGGCAAGAGCCGCGATTGCGCGCGCGCAGCCCGATCATGGCAGCCCCATCGTCACGACCATCGAAGCCGACGCGCCCTGGTATCCGGCCGAGGACTATCACCAGAAATATTGGGAGCGCGCAGGAGATCGGAACCCCTATTGCATGGCGGTCATCCCACCCAAGCTCGCCAAGCTGCGCAAGGGGTTTGCTGAGCGGATCGAGGGCTAG
- a CDS encoding long-chain-fatty-acid--CoA ligase → MESSDKVWQDRYNHPVPWDQSFPPMSMVDMVVDSATANPDAVMIDFMGRKTTYGDMLHTIRRIAKGLQDMGVRKGDRVGLYLPNVPHYVAAYYGAMMAGATVVNFSPLYTAAELEHQVEDSGTKILFTLSAAALLPTAQEVLDNSSLERLIVGCVAEALPPAKSVLFRIFKRSETAPVPHDPRVTNYSDLLRHGENPAPVDIDPVNDVALLQYTGGTTGRPKGAMLTHQNLTANARQIRLIDPHPELVDRIIAVLPFFHVFANTCVLNRTVLNGGEMVMLPRFEAVQVLAAIQRTGPTSMPGVPTMYQALLDHPATPNIDFSSLRLCISGGAPLPLELKHRFEAVTGAKLCEGYGLTESSPVVCSNPYEGLNKAGTVGQPVPGTHVKLVNREDPTRPPPPGEPGELVFSGPQIMKGYWQRPDADKEVFVDGWLRTGDVGLIDEDGYVKIVDRLKDMIAVGGFKVFPSQVEEVLYHHPSVKEALVIGIPDAYRGECPKAFVTLQEGTEIDGEGLKAWLNPQLGKHEKVCEVEVRLNLPKTLVGKLSRKELVAEERAKAERAAGQAGTAA, encoded by the coding sequence ATGGAGAGCAGCGATAAGGTCTGGCAGGACCGCTATAATCATCCCGTTCCCTGGGATCAGTCCTTTCCTCCCATGTCGATGGTGGACATGGTCGTGGACAGCGCGACGGCCAATCCCGACGCGGTGATGATCGATTTCATGGGTCGCAAGACGACCTATGGCGACATGCTCCATACCATCCGCCGCATCGCCAAGGGGTTGCAGGATATGGGCGTGCGGAAGGGAGACCGGGTGGGTCTCTACCTTCCCAACGTGCCCCATTATGTCGCGGCCTATTATGGGGCGATGATGGCTGGTGCGACCGTCGTTAACTTCTCCCCCCTCTATACCGCTGCCGAGCTGGAACATCAGGTCGAGGACAGCGGAACGAAGATCCTCTTCACCTTGTCCGCCGCCGCATTGCTGCCCACCGCGCAAGAGGTGCTCGACAACAGCAGTCTTGAACGGTTGATCGTCGGGTGCGTGGCAGAGGCGCTGCCGCCCGCCAAATCCGTACTCTTTCGCATATTCAAGCGCAGCGAAACCGCGCCTGTGCCGCATGACCCGCGCGTTACCAACTATTCCGACCTGCTGCGCCACGGAGAGAATCCGGCGCCGGTCGATATTGATCCGGTCAACGATGTCGCCTTGCTGCAATATACCGGAGGGACCACGGGGCGTCCCAAGGGCGCCATGCTGACGCATCAGAACCTGACCGCCAATGCTCGCCAGATTCGCCTGATCGATCCGCATCCCGAACTGGTCGATCGCATCATCGCGGTGCTCCCGTTCTTCCACGTGTTCGCCAACACCTGCGTCCTTAACCGGACGGTGTTGAATGGCGGGGAAATGGTGATGCTGCCGCGCTTCGAAGCGGTGCAGGTGCTGGCCGCGATCCAGCGGACCGGCCCTACCTCAATGCCGGGCGTGCCAACCATGTATCAGGCGCTGCTGGATCATCCGGCAACGCCCAACATCGACTTTTCCTCGCTGCGTCTGTGCATCTCCGGCGGCGCGCCGCTGCCGCTTGAACTCAAGCATCGGTTCGAGGCCGTGACAGGCGCAAAGCTGTGCGAGGGCTATGGCCTTACCGAAAGCAGTCCGGTCGTCTGCTCCAATCCCTATGAGGGTCTGAACAAGGCGGGCACGGTGGGCCAGCCCGTTCCTGGTACGCATGTGAAGCTGGTCAATCGGGAGGATCCGACCCGCCCGCCGCCGCCCGGAGAGCCGGGTGAGCTGGTTTTTTCAGGCCCGCAGATCATGAAAGGCTATTGGCAGAGGCCCGACGCGGACAAGGAAGTTTTCGTCGATGGCTGGCTGCGCACCGGCGACGTCGGGCTGATCGACGAAGACGGCTATGTGAAGATCGTCGATCGTTTGAAGGACATGATTGCGGTGGGCGGCTTCAAGGTTTTCCCGAGCCAGGTCGAGGAGGTCCTCTACCATCATCCCTCCGTCAAGGAAGCGCTCGTCATCGGCATTCCCGACGCCTATCGCGGGGAATGTCCCAAGGCTTTCGTCACGCTTCAGGAAGGGACGGAGATTGACGGCGAGGGGCTGAAGGCGTGGCTTAATCCGCAGTTGGGCAAGCATGAGAAAGTCTGCGAGGTGGAGGTTCGACTGAACCTGCCCAAGACGCTTGTCGGCAAGCTGTCACGCAAGGAACTGGTTGCCGAAGAACGCGCCAAGGCCGAGCGAGCAGCCGGACAGGCTGGAACCGCCGCCTGA
- a CDS encoding L-threonylcarbamoyladenylate synthase, whose amino-acid sequence MTIPNPAFSTRICPYGREALREAALLIRAGEPVAVPTETVYGLAADATDSSAVAAIYSAKGRPSFNPLIVHVADKEMAEQLAVFSPVAEKLAARFWPGALTMVLPVRDTSGLSPLVMAGLPTVALRLPAHPAMRALIRESGRPLAAPSANRSGAISPTRAEHVLASLNGKVRLILDEGPTSEGLESTIVAPEADRIRLLRPGPVTAQMLEQATGLAVVTSGDEKIEAPGQLESHYAPSKPVRLNALKAEKDEYLIGFGLMPCNINLSPDADVQEAAANLFAALHIADASAATQIAVAPIPDAGIGIAINDRLQRAAA is encoded by the coding sequence GTGACCATCCCAAATCCTGCCTTTTCCACCCGGATCTGTCCTTATGGCAGGGAGGCTCTACGCGAAGCCGCGCTGCTGATTCGAGCAGGCGAGCCGGTCGCGGTGCCGACGGAAACCGTCTATGGCCTCGCCGCCGATGCGACGGATTCCAGCGCCGTCGCGGCAATCTACAGCGCCAAGGGGCGACCGAGCTTCAACCCGCTGATCGTTCATGTCGCGGACAAGGAAATGGCGGAGCAGCTTGCGGTCTTTTCGCCCGTGGCGGAAAAGCTAGCCGCACGCTTCTGGCCGGGCGCGCTGACAATGGTGTTGCCGGTGCGGGACACAAGCGGGTTGTCGCCCCTCGTGATGGCGGGACTGCCGACGGTGGCGCTCCGACTGCCTGCCCACCCCGCAATGCGCGCACTGATCCGGGAAAGCGGACGCCCGCTCGCCGCACCCTCTGCCAATCGCAGCGGCGCGATCAGCCCGACGCGGGCGGAACATGTTCTCGCCAGCCTGAATGGCAAGGTGCGGCTGATCCTGGATGAAGGGCCGACCAGCGAAGGGCTGGAATCCACGATTGTCGCGCCTGAGGCTGACCGCATAAGATTGCTGCGGCCCGGGCCGGTCACGGCACAGATGCTGGAACAGGCGACGGGGCTTGCCGTGGTGACCAGCGGCGATGAAAAGATCGAAGCCCCCGGTCAGCTGGAGAGCCATTATGCGCCGTCAAAGCCGGTTCGGCTCAACGCGCTGAAGGCTGAAAAGGACGAATATCTGATCGGTTTCGGATTGATGCCCTGCAATATCAACCTCAGCCCCGATGCCGATGTGCAGGAAGCAGCTGCCAATCTGTTCGCCGCCCTGCATATCGCTGATGCAAGCGCGGCCACGCAGATCGCTGTTGCACCGATACCCGATGCGGGTATCGGGATCGCGATCAACGACCGGCTGCAAAGGGCGGCAGCCTAA
- a CDS encoding UDP-2,3-diacylglucosamine diphosphatase encodes MNAITRLPFLADLEEGTHCLDTPERPATRRRYRTIWISDIHLGTRGCNAKMLIDFLDSVDSETMYLVGDIIDGWRLKKRFYWPAAHNDVVWRIMKRAKRGTRVVYIPGNHDEMFRQFTGLNFGGVEIRRKAIHETADGRKLLVLHGDEFDTIMLAHRWLAFVGDAAYSMLMRLNFVVNAVRQRMGLPYWSLSKMAKHKVKNAVEFISRFEEVVSHEAGARGVDGVVCGHIHNAEMREIGGIQYYNDGDWVEGCTALVEHFDGSMEVLHWADEVAARSAGEQELLAA; translated from the coding sequence ATGAACGCCATCACGCGCTTGCCATTTCTGGCGGATCTGGAAGAGGGCACGCATTGTCTCGACACACCAGAGAGGCCCGCGACCCGCCGTCGTTACCGCACCATCTGGATATCGGACATCCACCTCGGCACGCGGGGTTGCAACGCGAAGATGCTGATCGATTTCCTCGACAGCGTCGATAGCGAGACCATGTATCTGGTCGGCGACATCATAGATGGCTGGCGGCTCAAGAAGCGCTTCTATTGGCCCGCAGCGCATAATGACGTGGTTTGGCGCATAATGAAGCGCGCCAAGCGGGGCACACGCGTCGTCTATATCCCCGGCAATCACGACGAAATGTTCCGCCAGTTCACGGGCCTCAATTTTGGCGGAGTGGAGATCCGGCGCAAGGCGATCCACGAGACCGCCGACGGGCGCAAGCTCCTCGTCCTGCATGGCGACGAGTTTGACACCATCATGCTTGCCCATCGCTGGCTGGCCTTTGTGGGAGACGCCGCTTACAGCATGCTGATGCGGCTGAACTTCGTGGTGAATGCCGTGCGGCAGCGCATGGGGCTGCCTTATTGGTCTCTCAGCAAGATGGCCAAGCACAAGGTCAAGAACGCCGTCGAGTTCATTTCCCGTTTTGAAGAGGTGGTTTCGCATGAAGCCGGCGCGCGCGGCGTCGATGGCGTCGTGTGCGGCCATATCCACAATGCCGAGATGCGCGAGATCGGCGGGATCCAATATTATAATGACGGCGATTGGGTCGAAGGCTGCACGGCGCTGGTCGAACATTTCGACGGTAGTATGGAGGTGCTGCACTGGGCCGATGAGGTTGCGGCCCGCAGCGCTGGCGAGCAGGAGCTGCTGGCGGCGTGA
- a CDS encoding DUF1192 domain-containing protein: MDMDNDLPRKVDDPLAQLLRQDLGPLSVADLEARIKALEGEIARTRSKIENAVNHKASAEALFKR, translated from the coding sequence ATGGACATGGACAACGATCTGCCTCGCAAGGTTGATGATCCGCTGGCCCAACTGCTTCGACAGGATTTGGGTCCGCTGTCCGTTGCCGATCTGGAAGCGCGGATCAAGGCGCTGGAGGGCGAAATCGCCCGAACCCGATCAAAAATTGAAAACGCCGTTAACCACAAAGCAAGTGCCGAGGCGTTATTCAAACGATGA
- a CDS encoding NAD(P)H-quinone oxidoreductase: MAVDNALPDEMTAIAISVPGGPEALAPERRPLPVPAADEVLIRVAAAGVNRPDVMQRQGKYPPPPGASDIPGLEVSGTVVAAGGNAERLIGQRVCALLSGGGYAEFAVAPAGQCLPVPDHYDLVEAAALPETLFTVWTNLFERAYVVGGETVLVHGGTSGIGTMAISLCRLFDVRIIVTCGSDAKCEQAKAWGAHHAINYREQDFVEEVSRITGGQGVQAVLDMVGGDYVPRNLQCLGDDGRHVSIAVLGGAKASVFLPAVMAKRLTLTGSTLRPRSSEFKTLVAEELVREVWRFVEQGQLRPAMDQCFPLAEAAKAHARMDAGEHFGKIVLIA; this comes from the coding sequence ATGGCGGTTGATAACGCACTGCCCGACGAAATGACGGCGATCGCCATTTCCGTCCCGGGCGGTCCCGAAGCATTGGCGCCGGAGCGGCGCCCGCTGCCTGTTCCAGCCGCCGACGAAGTCCTGATCCGTGTCGCCGCCGCTGGCGTGAACCGGCCCGATGTGATGCAGCGGCAGGGCAAATATCCGCCTCCTCCGGGAGCGTCCGACATACCGGGTCTGGAGGTTTCGGGGACGGTCGTCGCAGCCGGCGGCAACGCCGAGCGGCTGATCGGGCAGCGTGTGTGCGCGCTGCTGTCCGGCGGAGGCTATGCCGAATTTGCAGTGGCGCCAGCGGGGCAGTGCTTGCCCGTGCCGGATCATTATGATCTGGTGGAGGCAGCGGCGCTCCCCGAAACGCTCTTCACCGTTTGGACCAACCTGTTCGAACGCGCTTATGTCGTCGGCGGCGAAACCGTATTGGTGCATGGCGGGACGAGCGGCATCGGCACCATGGCGATTTCGCTGTGCCGGCTGTTCGATGTCCGCATCATCGTTACGTGCGGCAGCGACGCCAAATGCGAACAGGCAAAGGCGTGGGGCGCGCACCACGCCATCAATTATCGCGAGCAGGATTTCGTCGAGGAAGTGAGCCGGATTACCGGTGGTCAGGGCGTGCAGGCGGTGCTGGACATGGTGGGTGGCGATTATGTGCCGCGCAACCTTCAGTGCCTGGGCGACGATGGCCGCCATGTGTCGATCGCGGTGCTGGGTGGGGCAAAGGCCAGCGTCTTTCTGCCAGCGGTCATGGCCAAGCGGCTGACGTTGACTGGATCGACATTGCGGCCCCGTTCCTCCGAGTTCAAAACTCTGGTGGCGGAAGAGCTGGTGCGCGAGGTCTGGCGCTTTGTCGAGCAGGGGCAATTGCGGCCTGCGATGGATCAATGCTTCCCTCTTGCCGAAGCGGCGAAAGCACATGCGCGGATGGACGCAGGTGAGCATTTCGGAAAGATCGTGCTGATCGCCTGA
- a CDS encoding DUF1013 domain-containing protein, translated as MPHATASWLVDNTALSFDQIAEFCGLHILEVQAIADDTAGIKYTGRDPVRAHEITMEEIHKGEANPDYRLKMLKGPEPVRRTKGPRYTPVSKRQDKPDGIAWILRNHPEISDGAIGKLIGTTRTTIAAIRDRTHWNISNIVPKDPVTLGLCSQRELDALVTKAAKKAGIEAPTDSRLDGDREALIEELRRERDDAARRAEEALKSESELISGTATILDPFSNNQGQV; from the coding sequence ATGCCCCATGCGACCGCCAGCTGGCTGGTCGACAATACTGCGCTGAGCTTTGATCAGATTGCGGAGTTTTGCGGGCTGCACATTCTGGAAGTGCAGGCGATCGCCGACGACACCGCCGGTATCAAATATACCGGCCGCGACCCCGTCCGCGCGCATGAGATCACCATGGAGGAAATCCACAAGGGTGAAGCGAACCCGGACTATCGCCTGAAGATGCTGAAAGGCCCCGAGCCTGTCCGCCGTACCAAGGGCCCGCGCTATACCCCGGTTTCCAAGCGCCAGGACAAGCCCGACGGCATCGCCTGGATCCTGCGCAACCATCCCGAGATTTCGGACGGGGCGATCGGCAAGCTGATCGGCACCACCCGCACCACCATCGCCGCGATCCGCGACCGCACGCATTGGAACATTTCCAACATCGTGCCGAAGGACCCGGTGACGCTGGGCCTGTGTTCGCAGCGTGAACTGGACGCGCTGGTGACGAAGGCCGCGAAGAAGGCCGGTATCGAAGCGCCGACCGATTCCCGACTGGACGGTGACCGTGAGGCGCTGATCGAAGAGCTGCGCCGCGAACGTGACGATGCCGCTCGCCGGGCCGAGGAAGCGTTGAAGAGCGAATCCGAACTGATTTCCGGCACCGCCACCATCCTGGATCCGTTCAGCAATAACCAGGGTCAGGTTTGA
- a CDS encoding PQQ-dependent sugar dehydrogenase translates to MKKHLIAITLIILLIATGVIIYLAQGDKAQLAAGADTGKEPVFTAPRSELIPTINVAEVKVWTADQKPTAAQGLAVARFAEGLAHPRSMLTLPNGDILVAETNSPPRPISGIVDRVMTYLMDKAGAGVPSANRITLLRDADGDGRAETKTAFLTGLHSPYGMALVGDTLYVANTDALMAFPYKPGDTRITAKGRKILNLPAGAPNNHWTRSLTVSPEGLLYVGVGSNSNIGENGLDSEANRAAVLEVDPKTGGYRIYASGLRNPVGLAFEPNSGALWGVVNERDMLGSDLVPDYLTRLEFGGFYGWPWNYWGGYEDRRVQPQRPELREYTKRPDYALGNHVAPLGLTFADKVKIGGSFANGAFVGLHGSWNRKPAAGYKVVFVPFAANGEVSKAKPVDVLTGFLDADGNARGRPVDVAADAKGALLVSDDVGGIIWRVTGAR, encoded by the coding sequence ATGAAGAAACATCTGATCGCCATCACCCTTATCATCCTGCTCATCGCTACGGGCGTCATTATCTATCTGGCGCAAGGGGATAAAGCGCAGCTGGCGGCAGGCGCGGACACAGGCAAGGAACCGGTTTTCACCGCGCCGCGCAGCGAGCTGATCCCGACCATCAACGTGGCCGAGGTGAAGGTCTGGACCGCCGATCAGAAGCCAACGGCGGCGCAAGGCCTGGCCGTCGCGCGCTTTGCCGAAGGACTGGCGCATCCCCGGTCCATGCTGACGCTGCCCAATGGCGACATTTTGGTCGCCGAAACCAACAGCCCGCCCCGGCCGATCAGCGGAATCGTCGATCGGGTCATGACCTATCTGATGGATAAAGCCGGCGCAGGCGTGCCTTCGGCCAACCGGATCACGTTGCTGCGCGACGCCGATGGCGACGGCCGCGCGGAAACAAAGACGGCGTTCCTGACGGGCCTCCATTCCCCCTATGGGATGGCGCTCGTCGGCGACACTTTGTACGTCGCGAATACCGATGCACTAATGGCTTTCCCCTACAAGCCAGGCGACACGCGCATCACGGCAAAGGGACGCAAGATCCTGAATCTCCCAGCCGGTGCGCCCAACAATCACTGGACCAGAAGCCTGACGGTGAGCCCCGAAGGGCTGCTCTATGTCGGCGTTGGCTCCAACAGCAACATCGGTGAAAACGGGCTGGACAGCGAAGCCAACCGCGCCGCCGTGCTAGAGGTCGATCCCAAGACCGGCGGCTATCGCATCTACGCTTCTGGACTCCGCAATCCGGTGGGTCTGGCATTCGAACCCAATAGCGGGGCGCTATGGGGTGTCGTCAATGAACGCGACATGTTGGGCAGCGACCTTGTGCCCGACTATCTGACGCGGTTGGAATTTGGCGGCTTCTACGGTTGGCCATGGAATTATTGGGGCGGCTATGAGGATCGCCGCGTGCAACCGCAGCGGCCCGAATTGCGCGAATATACCAAAAGGCCCGACTATGCGCTGGGCAATCACGTCGCCCCTCTTGGCCTGACATTTGCCGACAAGGTAAAGATTGGCGGTTCGTTCGCGAACGGCGCTTTCGTGGGTCTGCACGGCAGCTGGAACCGCAAACCAGCCGCCGGTTACAAGGTGGTCTTCGTACCCTTCGCCGCGAATGGCGAGGTCAGCAAGGCGAAGCCGGTCGATGTGCTGACCGGCTTCCTCGACGCGGATGGAAACGCGCGCGGCCGACCCGTCGATGTCGCCGCCGATGCCAAGGGCGCGCTTTTGGTCAGCGACGACGTTGGCGGCATTATCTGGCGAGTTACCGGCGCACGCTGA